Genomic window (Neorhizobium galegae bv. orientalis str. HAMBI 540):
TCCTTGACATGGGTGAAATCACAAACTAGCAAAATAGAACATATATTCCAAATTTCGATTTGGACAACCGGAAACGCAGCAGGGAAAATGGCCGTGTCGCCCGCGATGGCGGCACTAGCTGAAACAGCTGACAATGTCACGGGAGGACATCATGGTCACGAAACTGGCGCTTCTCGGCGCAGGCCGCATCGGCAAGGTACATGCGCGCGCCATCGCGCAGGACAAGCGAGCCAAGCTCGTCGCAGTCGTGGATGCCATGGCCGACGCAGCGCAAGCGATTGCCGACAGCACCGGCTGCAAGGTCAGCACGATCGATGCGGTCGAGGCCGATGGCGATATCGATGCCGTGATCATCTGCACGCCGACCAACACCCACGCGGACCTGATCGAACGCTTCGCCAAGGCCGGCAAGGCGATCTTCTGTGAAAAGCCGATCGACCTCGACGTAGACCGCGCCAAAGCCTGCGTCGAGACGGTTCGCAGGACCGGCGCCAAGGTAATGCTCGGTTTCAACCGCCGCTTCGATCCGCATTTCCGGGCGGTGCGACAGGCGATCGACGACGGCAGGATCGGCAAGGTGGAAATGGTGACGATCACCAGCCGCGATCCCGGCCCGCCGCCGGCCGAATACATCAAGGTTTCCGGCGGCATTTTCCGCGATATGACCATCCACGACTTCGACATGGCGCGTTTCCTGCTCGGCGAGGAAATCCACAGCGTCATGGCGTCCGGCGCCGTGCTGGTCGACCCGAAAATCGGCGAGCTCGGCGACTATGACAGCGCAAGCCTCATCCTGACGACGAAGAGCGGCAGGCAGGCCATCATCTCCAACTCCCGCCGGGCGAGCTACGGTTATGACCAGCGCATCGAGGTGCACGGATCGCTCGGCTCCGTCGCCGCCGAAAACCAGCGGCCGGTCTCCATCGAGATCGCCAACAAGGACGGCTATACCCGTCCGCCGCTGCATGATTTCTTCATGACCCGTTATACCGAGGCTTATGCAGCGGAGATCTCCGCCTTCATCGACAGCGTCGAAAGCGGCTCGGAGCCCTCGCCTTCGGCCGAAGACGGCGTGATCGCGCTGATGCTGGCCGACGCAGCCCTGCAGGCCGTCAAGGAAGGCAAGAA
Coding sequences:
- the iolG gene encoding inositol 2-dehydrogenase codes for the protein MVTKLALLGAGRIGKVHARAIAQDKRAKLVAVVDAMADAAQAIADSTGCKVSTIDAVEADGDIDAVIICTPTNTHADLIERFAKAGKAIFCEKPIDLDVDRAKACVETVRRTGAKVMLGFNRRFDPHFRAVRQAIDDGRIGKVEMVTITSRDPGPPPAEYIKVSGGIFRDMTIHDFDMARFLLGEEIHSVMASGAVLVDPKIGELGDYDSASLILTTKSGRQAIISNSRRASYGYDQRIEVHGSLGSVAAENQRPVSIEIANKDGYTRPPLHDFFMTRYTEAYAAEISAFIDSVESGSEPSPSAEDGVIALMLADAALQAVKEGKNVVIGG